The window AAACCGTTCTTCTATAGCTGCTAGATAATCTATAGCTTTATCTGCATCTGGAAGGGAAGTTTTGATATTGCTAGCTATggtcattttaaaaaacatcaTGCTTAATCTGTTAGCTTTCTCCCAAGCTTTATGGAGAGCCTTTTCTTCCTCAGTACTAGTTATAGTTATAGGGATTTGGCTCTTCTTCACGAAGTGCCAAATCCATATCTAGTACTCCTAATGTGAACTCAACTTTCTCTTTCCATTCTGAGAAGTTGGTTCTAGTGAGGATCGGAACAGTAGAGACCATAGATGGCAAACTAGCAGGAAATGATGCTGCGATTTAGAGATATAACAAGCTTTAATTGAGgttcaaaatttaaacaacacattaacaaaaattattgaatgCATATGACTTCAAATTATAATGCTCCTGTGGGTAGTCATTATAATATATCATAATGTCATAGCTTTCCGAAAAATTTTCTTGAATGATGTATCAGATTAATTAAGCTATAGGTGGATATACTTAATTAACTCATATACAAACattctaataaattattgatcatgttttatGTCATCAGCCTACCTATGGGTAGCTAATTAATACATAAACATAtcaacatttaaatattttggttttctatgtGCAAATCATTATAAGATAAAACCATTATGGTTATATCAATTTCTTAATTATGAACATTAAGATAAACCAATCTTttatcacttatatatatatatatatatttaatttaaacacAGATTGTAACTtgaaacttaaataaaaaaaaaattcaagtgtaCAAACATCATAACTCAAAGCTTTAATTTTTAGTTctttaaaccataaatctaTTATTCTTAATGGATTAATTAGATGTTCATAACCATAAGCTGTGATACCACATGTTAAACATTCTTTTAACATGAACCCtaagatcttaaacatctaTACTAATCACATAATAGAATCATAAAGAAGGTTAAAGTAATACCTCCACTCATTGTAGAAATGATGCTTCCTTGaatggtttctttttcttaaatggCTTGACTTGAAGGCTTGAAAAGAAACTCTTAGATGATCTTTAGGTGGAAGATAAGGTTTCTCTTGCCTTTcctataaactcttttctttatgtgttgttttgttcttgtgatgATTTGTGATGGAGCAAACCATCTATTTATAGGAGGGAAGAGGACCTTACTCTTCATAAGGGTTTTGTCTTCTAATTTAATCTCAACCATCCATCACAGTAGAGATGAAGACAGTGGTGACAAGTGTGAGAACAAGTGTCTAGCATTGCTTCAAACACAACATGTAACTTCACACTTGTTCTCTTATAAGCTATGTATGACATTTAGTTTAATACTTGTCCTTATAAGCATAAGCTTCACATATAGCTTAACACATGTCCTTTTAGTtcccaaataattaaaaacaaaatataacaaatccCATTAAATAACCTACTAACAAGACCATATACATgggtaagaaataattattttcttacactAATACTTAGTAAAGTTACAAGAATTTAGTtcttaaaagaacaaaaatatagatgatatttttaaaatgtataaaacatTAAACACCACATACTGACATACATAAATAGTGTATTTTTGGAAACCCCCAACATATGATTAAGCTAGATCCGAACAGTAGTAATTATTTGGGTCTTGTTCTCTggatatgtgtgtgtgttttttgccTTTTGCCACCTCTCTTACGAACGAGAGAGGACTAGTGCCTACCTGCGAGAAATAATGGGGCCATTTGTTAAGAAAAACAAGTATTCGGGTGCTTTACCAAAATACCAATTAATTGGGGCCAAAATCCGTAAAACCCTAAAATACTGAGTTCTTGTTGCGTCAAGAGAGACTACTGTTCTTGTGCCACTACAGATCGATCCCCACCCAAGTCATCATCATGCAATATCTATCGCACTCCCGTAAGATCGCTAGGGTTTTGAAACCACTGTCACTCGTCGAGGCTGATTTGAGTTTTGTATACAATTCGTCTCATGTTGTTCAATGGCCGAGCCATCGATCACTTTCCCACTCTGTATCCCCAGGTACCTTCTCTGTAGCTTTCAAAATGGGAACTTTTGCTTTATGAGGttagagttttgttttgatttagacGTTTCCTGGCTTGTTAGTGTTGTCAAAATTTCACTATATAGACTTGGTTTGTAAACTGTAATGTAGAAGGAAGGAGTAACTTCTTACATCTTCTTTGAATTTGGATACAAGTTTTCAAAAGCTGATagtgtgcttcttcttctgtcatAAGACTCTAGAGAGTATAGACTCGGGTCTTTTGCAACTTGGTTAGTTAGTTATACTTTAGATGAGAATGCGTTGCAGGGATGGATACTTGCAATCAGTTGTCCGCTCAATCACCTACGACGGGGTTGAGAGCAAACTTTTCCTCTGAAGCAAAACATGTCGAGAATCCTACAGGTTGCTAAATTTTTGACGCTTTTATTTTGTAACGGTTTTTGAAGCTACTTAGAATTGTTTCCTGATCGAATTTATAGCTGTCTGTATGCAGAGGCTGTCAAGGAACTACATGGTAGAATACTTGATTCTGTTAATGTGAAAAGATCAATGCCTCCGAATGCTTGGTTGTGGTCATTAATTGAGAACTGTAAGAACGAGGATGACATTAGTTTTCTGTTTGACGTTCTGCAGAATCTACGGAGATTTGTGAGTGGCTTTGTTTCTTCTCCCTTCTGTGTGTTCCTTTTTCTCAATATCAAGTTTGAGTTTAAGCTTTTTAATTGGTGCTTTTATATGTTTGGACTGTAGAGATTGTCCAATCTTCGTATTCATGAAAACTTTAATTGTAATCTATGCCGGCAAGTTGCTAAGACTTGTGTAAGTGTGGGAGCAATTAACCATGGTAATAATccaaaacctttttattttgcTGAGTTACTTTTTGCTACACTTTATTTAAGATTTTCACTCCTGAACTGCTGTTGAGTTTTCTTTTCCTAGCTGTTCTGAGAAAATGTCATTGCTAATGTAGCTATTATAATTATGACCGTAGGTAAAAGGGCTCTTTGGAAACACAACGTTCACGGTTTGACTCCTAGTGTTGCATCTGCACACTATTTACTGGTATTGCAAGTACATAAGTTGGTTGGTTTGTCTCTTTGGCACACAAAACTGATGTTAGCTGGTTTCTTGTAGTCATATGCATTAGAGCACAAGGATGCCAAACTAATGGACGAAGTAATGAAACTCCTAAAAACGAGTAATCTGCCTTTACAACCTGGGACAGCAGATTTAGTTTTCAGGTGAGTAGATTACTTGAAAGTAGTTGAAACACTTGTGTTCCGATTTCCATGACTCATTAATTCAAAGAACTTTAGTATCAATGTTATGCAATGAAACTTCAACTGAATGTTTGCAGGATCTGTCATGATACAGATAACTGGGGTTTGTTAGCTAAGTACTCGAAGAAATTCTGCAAAGCTGGAGTCAAGCTCAGGAAGACCACATTTGATGTCTGGATGGAATTTGCTGCCAAAAGAGGTACATTTAGTGTAGTTGGTTTCCGTAGTTGTACTTTGAAGGATTTCTTGGTCGATAGAGTTTGTTACAACCACTCCGTAATTTGTCTTGAGATATGTCTACTTAAACATCAGACGAGATATAACCTATCATATGCCTTCCGTTGGTATTTTGAGATAGGCTAAGTTAACTGTTGCATTATCTATAGGTATTGGCAAAACAGATAAATTTTGGTAGCCAAGTTGGTAAAAGGGACCCAAGAAGTatgatttcttattttctatCTAATCTCATGAATGACCTGACTCCAAATGGGATTTAGGCTGCGTTACTCTTAATAATGCTAATAGCAGAACACAGTTCGAATTGTAAAAGATTTCCTATATTATTTGGATGTCAATTTTCTTACTGTTTTATTGTACGCTTGATTTATCAGGAGACACAGAATCGTTATGGAATGTTGATAAATTGAGATCTGAGACTTACACTCAACACACCCTTTCCGGGGCCTTTTCATGTGCAAAGGTAAAACAGCTCTTTATGCATCCCTCATGTTATGAATATGGGCATATCACTCCTATTGATATTTATTAGAACCAAATTTTGGGATTGTTCTTgaatctttttctctctgtcaGGGTTTTCTGCTAGAACATAAACCCAAAGAAGCTGCTGCTGTCATTCAGATTATCTGTCAGGTGTGAGCCAGAACCTGgataatatcttttttttttcattgtcttGATCCCAGGatcaaaaaatttgttaaatacCTTGTGTATATTCTTCACAGGCATATCCTGATGAGAAGAAGTCATCACTTGAGGCTGAATTCAAGAAGCTGGTAAACGAGTGGCCGGTGGACGTTATCAAGCAccaaaatgaagaagataagaaggTAGAATTCTCTCCGAGTAGGCCATTCAAATATCACTTTTTATGTATACGCGAAACCAAAAGCTTGTAACCTAAACCATGTCTCCTTTATAAAACAGGCGGTGGTAGCTTCGCTGAAATCTGACATCCCTGCAATGGTCAATGCTTTGGTAACCTCGGGTTTGAGAGTCAACGTTAATTTAGATGAGTTAAACAAGAATGAAGCTCTTCTGAGCTGATGACTGGATCCATTTGAATGCAGCTATATAAGACCATTTCAAGGCGGCTTTTCAGAATAATAGTCAAACCGATAAGAGGGGATACTGTAGGAGGAGAAACAGGGACATTTCTGTTTTAGTTCCTTGCAATTTTTACGACAACCCTTCCTTGTTCTTTAGGACTCAGGCCCAAACTGACGAGAGTTGCCTTTTTGTAGCCTCACTCAAAATAAACTCTCGTTTGTCGTTTCCTTGAAAGTGTGTACTTTATGCGGTAGTCAATAATATTACAAGACTAgcgaagagtttttttttttggtaatgaatTTGGAGGAACATCTATCGTTAGGTGAGTTTCATGTGTCAAATGTAATAAAGAATCATATATCTAGAGGATCACCAAAACAAGCTCTGGTTTTGTACCAAGGAATACGCAGTAAAGGAGTATATTTTCCCGGATGGGTTCCTTTGATTTTAAAGGCTTGTGCTTGCGTTGTTCCACGTCTCGTTCTTGGGAAGCTGTTGCATTCTGAATCCATCAAGTTCGGTGTATGTTCAGATGTTATTGTGGGAACCTCTATGATCAACATGTATGGGAAATGGGGATGTGTATTTTCTGCACGTAAGGTGTTTGACGAAATGCCTGAGAGAAACGTGGCTACTTGGAACGCTATGATCGGTGGGTATATGAGTAACGGTGATGAAGTTTCGGCTAGTGGGTTGTTCGAAGAGATATCAGTTTCTAGAAATACGGTGACTTGGATCGAGATGATGAAAGGGTATGGGAAGAggaaagagattgagaaagctAGAGAATTGTTTGAGAGAATGCCTATAGAGATGAAGAATGCGAAGGCTTGGTCCATGATGCTTGGAGTTTACGTTAGTAATCGAGTAATGGAGGATGCAAGGATGTTTTTTGAGGAT is drawn from Camelina sativa cultivar DH55 chromosome 1, Cs, whole genome shotgun sequence and contains these coding sequences:
- the LOC104786507 gene encoding uncharacterized protein LOC104786507 isoform X1 — its product is MQYLSHSRKIARVLKPLSLVEADLSFVYNSSHVVQWPSHRSLSHSVSPGMDTCNQLSAQSPTTGLRANFSSEAKHVENPTEAVKELHGRILDSVNVKRSMPPNAWLWSLIENCKNEDDISFLFDVLQNLRRFRLSNLRIHENFNCNLCRQVAKTCVSVGAINHGKRALWKHNVHGLTPSVASAHYLLSYALEHKDAKLMDEVMKLLKTSNLPLQPGTADLVFRICHDTDNWGLLAKYSKKFCKAGVKLRKTTFDVWMEFAAKRGDTESLWNVDKLRSETYTQHTLSGAFSCAKGFLLEHKPKEAAAVIQIICQAYPDEKKSSLEAEFKKLVNEWPVDVIKHQNEEDKKAVVASLKSDIPAMVNALLYKTISRRLFRIIVKPIRGDTVGGETGTFLF
- the LOC104786507 gene encoding uncharacterized protein LOC104786507 isoform X2: MQYLSHSRKIARVLKPLSLVEADLSFVYNSSHVVQWPSHRSLSHSVSPGMDTCNQLSAQSPTTGLRANFSSEAKHVENPTEAVKELHGRILDSVNVKRSMPPNAWLWSLIENCKNEDDISFLFDVLQNLRRFRLSNLRIHENFNCNLCRQVAKTCVSVGAINHGKRALWKHNVHGLTPSVASAHYLLSYALEHKDAKLMDEVMKLLKTSNLPLQPGTADLVFRICHDTDNWGLLAKYSKKFCKAGVKLRKTTFDVWMEFAAKRGDTESLWNVDKLRSETYTQHTLSGAFSCAKGFLLEHKPKEAAAVIQIICQAYPDEKKSSLEAEFKKLVNEWPVDVIKHQNEEDKKAVVASLKSDIPAMVNALVTSGLRVNVNLDELNKNEALLS